The DNA region TAAAGGTCACATATCTCACACACCAGGCCAATAAATCTATTTTCATAATTCATCATATGCACATAATACGTTATGATTCTTATGATTCTAATAATTGACATACCAATGGTCTGTTCACTGAAAAGAAGTGTTAACCAGCTTAAAAAAAGGTTGTTGTAACGGGGGGAAGGACTTATTAATGTTATCAGGCCTTCCTGGGGGAATTAATATCATAAATCTTCAGCAATGAAAGTGTTATGAGAACCGGCTtacaaaaaaagttataaaaacaaacaaataatcaacTCTAACTTTAAATTCCATGACTGGCTGTGTAGAGAAGACTGCAAAATCAACATGGAGGGGAAACCCTAACGTGATGCCATCATGCCACAAACTTTCTGACAAAAGTGTCACAATTTTAGCGGCTTGGTTGAAGACTAGAATTTCCAAATGCTTGTGTATgcactttatttataatgtcGATAATGAGAGAGTCAAGGGTGCTCAGGGTTTTAGCGTTTAGTTCGATGCAGGTCCCTATTTGCCCGGGGCCCCCAAAAGCCCTTTGAAATGCTCCCGAGGAAGAGCAGATGATTAGATATACGACACAGAACATCTGCTCATCAAACCCTTCTCCGCTGAGACTGGCAGCTTTATGGCTGCTGACCAATAAAACCACGACATGCAAGAACTTCCTCATGTTTAGTTTCAGGTCTCATCTCTTATCCAAACTTTGTCTGGACACAATACTCctttatgaaagaaaaacactgctgACATTGAGGTTTTAGTCATTTCCTGCAGCAGTGTTGTAGAACTGGTTGGCCTCGGTGCAGGTATGCACTCTATTCAAGTGTCAGCTGAAGAAgtattaatattaattcatatttaatcaaGCAACCACAAACAATCAACATAGGACTCTTTAGTTTTCGTTATTTGATATTCATTTGCAGAGATGTATTTTTTCACGCTGGGCTACAAAACATCTTTATGAATAACAGAATTTCCGCCAAGGACAAACAATCCTACATATCTCTTTAAgtcttacaaaataaaaaggggaAGTAGGACAAAGGAAGAACTCTACTGCTGCTAATAGAATCGGCTGCAGATGTTTATGCGGATGTTTGAAATATGTTGCGGTCACATATGATTGGGCCTTTTTTAGAACATGATATAATAGATAACTTCTGTTTCTGCCTGAACTACGGTGAGACATATCATATTATTGGATTTATCAATCCCGTGAAAAGGAGTCGACTCATCAGGTTCCTCTCACGGTTTCTCTTCGTGGTTATTCAGCCTCAGAGGTGTCGACCTCCAGAGGCTGTTAGAGAGAATGTGACATGACCTAACAAGCTGGTCGGAAGGACTGGAAAACTCATTTTGCTCTGTCAGGCTGATGGGAGATCAGTCCAGACATGCAGGTACTGACTCCcccagggacacacacacacacacactacacacacacacacacacacacacacacacacacacacacacacacacacacacaaagctgtgacAGGCCAGTGCAGGCCTGCTCTTGGTCCTTGTTTTTTACACATGATTACACCCGCAGTTATGACCAGTAAAGAGCCGTTGGGCTGGTTTCATACATCTACCGAACTAGACAGCTGACACCATCCTTTGTTTCCATtctattaacatttaaattgttttttaatgtttttagtttattcatatttatatgcCATGTTACAATATCATACAAATACATACTACAAGGCAAGTTTGCTGGATCTGTGTATCACTTTTCAACAAggatgtcactcagtagagctcataccactggtaaggcccaacagtcgccttcaatcaagctgcacccaaattcacacactcatacaaagTTGATCCCTTAATAAAGTAGAGAATTTAATTTAGCATTCAGATAATCCTGTGGCGTTCAAAACAACTCACATCCCTGCACCTCCGCTGCTGAGACACATTTGTATCACTCGGCTCAGAACAGATGAACAGAGCCTCAGGGTGGAGCTCTGGCATTACACAATCTGCCTTTTCTCTGAGCGACAATCCTCCTGATACTATGGTCACATGTTGACCATAGTATCAGGGGGAATGCTGCACCTACATTTAAGTACCAGTTGAAACCAGAGAGTATTTCATTTGCATCTGATTCATTCAATCAATGTTGAGTTGTCTTGAATCTCAtattcactttgtgtttgaccAGGTAGgtaggtggatggatggatggatggatggatggatagatggatggatggatggatggatagatagatagatagacagatagatagatagacatatAGATagttggatagatagatagatagatagaagtaGTGGATTAATATGTAAGTGGATTCAttcgtctctgtctctgtctctgtctctgtctctgtctctgtctctgtctctgtctgtctctctctctctctctctctctctctctctctgtctctgtctctgtctctgtctctgtctctgtctctctctgtctatgtctctctctctctctctctctctgtctctctctccctctctctctctctctctctctctctgtctctctctctgtagttcTGGCAGTATGGTGagtgggtggaggtggtggtggatgaCAGGCTGCCAGTTCGTGAAGGCCGTCTGCTCTTCAGCTACTCTCACACCCGCAACGAGTTCTGGAGTGCCCTGGTGGAGAAGGCCTACGCCAAGTCAGTTGCCACTACTAACATATGTTCCTCGGCTGTAAAGTCTGAGACCACccactgtgtttctctgtgtgtgtgtgtgcgtgagtgtgtgtgtttgtgtgttgctacAGTGACAAAGTCACCCGCCCGAGATAACGTTCTCACCTCTCCTATGCAGGTTAATGGGATCCTATGGGAGCCTGAAGGGGGGCAACATCTCTGAGGGAATGGAGGATTTCACAGGAGGGATCGCGTACACGGTGGACATCTCGTCTCGCACCCCGCGTGTCCTCTGGAGGTCTCTGACAGCGGCCCTGTCCAGAGGCAGCCTGCTCAGCTGTTTCATTCAGgtacaaacacatcacaaagAGTTCCCACTGAGCGGGTGGACCGTCTTTAgagcttctgtctctgtcttcacaGGCCTACAGCTACCAGGACATAGGTAAGGTGACAGACGACGGGCTGATAAAGGGCCACGCCTATGCCATCACTGACTCCGACAAGGTCAGTATCACTCAACTCTGACTCGCCGGATATAGACTGCCGGTACAAACCTGCCAGTGGGCCCCACAAAGATGCTCATTAATTGATGCACTACCCTTtgtccaaattaaaaaaacaacacaacagaaaactaaGTAGCATGACGTACAGAACAAATTTGTGCCTTAATCTGTCAATGGTTTTTATCCACCAGCTTAATATCTGATACCAAACCAGTACGAGAGGGAGTAGAGTGGAGGggtaaattaataattaatttaccCCTCCAATAACTGTTTTATtaagcaaagagaaacacattttattaaccTTTAAATTGGCAAAGAGGTCGACAACATGGTAgtgaaaacaaaatcatgaccAACAGTTTTTTCTCGTCTCATTTCACTCCTTCCATatttaatctaatttaatttaatcatgttttgtgtcatttaaacaactaaatatgatttaatataaatttaCAGAAAAGTATTTCAACTTCATGTCACTTTATGTTGGCTCATCTCATCCCTGtctaatgtaatttaattaaataatattgtttatcatctaatgtgatttaatttaattccatTGCATCTTCACATTCTCACCTAATTCCATCCCAAAAAATCTGACTGACAAGAACAtcctttttcatttcagcaTTTTATCTCATATCTTTGAAATtcatgagaataaaaaaaactacatacTGAAGAAGTTATGTAATTTAAACTAATTTCACCTCCATGTCATCTTATTTAGTCCAATTAAATGTAATGGAAATGTAGTCTCGTCTCACCTCCTCACATTTTACCTGATagaatctcatctcatcttgtTTAGTCTCGTTTTGTCTCATGTGCTCTCGTCTAATCTCGTCTCACTCACTCAGACTCTTTCTAACACATGCACTTTACTTGACTGCCTCCTGGCCTTTCAGGTGAAAAATGCCTCAGATGAGGTTTTGTTGCTGAGGCTGAGGAACCCCTGGGGATTTGTGGAGTATCGTGGACCCTGGAGCGACAAGTGAGGAAGCTTCCTGtttgctcactcacacactcacagataacAGAGGCTCCACAGATGCTGAGTTTCTCTCTGTGACCTCAGGGCTAAAGAGTGGGACGCTGTGGACAAAGCAGAGAAGCAGCGTATCGAtctgaaaaagagagaagatggagagttCTGGTAAGTGTCAGAAAGTAAAACACACCGGTTTCCAGCACCATACAAACTCTCACTAACAGGAACCCTCATTATTACTGTCACCCTGTCATCAGGATCAGTGCTGAGGACTTCTGCCGCCTCTTCAACATCGTGGAGCTCTGCAGCTTGAATCCTGACTCTCTTGACATGGCAAACGCACCTGCCTCTCCATCCACGCCTGCATCCCAGGCTTCCTGGACCATCAGCGAACATGAAGGATTCTGGGTACCGGGGAGCTCTGCTGGCGGCAGCCGCAGATACCCCCGTATGTTTAAAGCTTCAAATATAAACAACTGTTCATTCAAGCTGTACCTGGATCATCCCTGTGATCAAACCCCTGCTGTGTTATTTCCCTCTCAGAGACATTTTGGAAGAATCCTCAGTTCCAGTTGATTCTCAGTGAGCAGGACCAGcccgaggaggaagaagaggaagatgacgaggaggatgaagatgacgaGGTGGAGGTGACCCCGGAGGAGAAGAAACGAGTGgagaaacagaagcagaaaGCCAAACAGTGCACGgtgctggtggagctgctgcagaagaaTCGCAGGCAGAGGGATAAAGTCAACTTCCTCTACGTAGCTTTCCACATCTACAAGGTCAGATACTATCAACTCATTCAGCACGATGGAGCTCAGCCATTTTATTATATTGATAAACTcatatgtttctctgtatttcaTTTGCAGGTTCCTGATGAGGTGAGTAAACATGTTCAAAGCATCCAAAATATAGATTTTGAGTCTGAGACATATTCCCAACACACATTGTGAGTGCTACCAGCTGCACCACAAAGCTTTGTGTTGCAGATTGTTGTTGTATCCCAAAAATGCAAAATGCCTTTATATTCTTAGTAACTTAATAGAGGAGGAACATCATATGAGACTTTATATTACAAACCCTGGTTAGcagtttaattattttgtgttaataaaGTAATATTGAAATACAGACTGGTTAAGGTAAACTGGAAGAAAACATCGAACAAATAGAttcaaattatttgtttttgtaaataatggTTTTCTACAAGACACACATcagaaacaaaaccaaactaATGTCTGGTAAATATTGTGTTAACAttcttactttatatttaattacactGTAACTCTTACTCGTTAATgtataaagaaagagagaacagacaCGGTATACATCACAGCCCACGTACATTATCATTACTGTGTTATTTCAATCTCATGTTGCAGTTTCACTCattgaaaaacataattacTTTGTGTAGGAGAAGATACACTATAAAAGAGAGGCAGTTAATTACAGCCATACTAGAAGGACTTATTATTTCTGTGTgtatcataataaataaatggttCTATAGTTTTGAATATTTGTTCGTACCTGACAcattcatcaaacaacaaaaacctATTTGTGTTGATTTCACAGTGGGTGTAAGGTGTGTGAGTGCTGTGACATGATATGTGACTGTTTACTCTCTActtacaaaatacatttttttgctgGTCAAATTTTTTTCTTCCGCTGCACCTACATTTAAGTACCAGTTGCAACCAGTGAGAATTTCATTTGCATCTGGTTCATACGATCAAACTTGTGTTACTGAACTTTCCATTGACCCGTACAGCTCCAGGATGTGTGTCTGGGCCGGGACTTCTTCTTGAAAAATCGCCCTGTGGGTCGTTCTGGGAAATATCAGGCTCAGAGGTAGAGATGACTGATTATTAGTTTATAGTTCGAACTTTGTCATATTTTAATGATTGATTTTTACGTAAACCTGTTGTCGTGTAATGAGAGAAtttaaatacaatcaaataaaactgtATTATCTGAACCCCCACCAAAATATGACAATATGCAAACCGGTATCACAACAGAGACAAATCCTAACCATACTGTACAGAAGACATTATTGTACATGGTCCTGATGGTGGCAGCTGTTAAACACTGAATCATATATTGTCCATATATCCACACATATTGGACCCAATGTTTTCAGTTGATAATTGAAGATTATTCAATATATCTCATTAACTCTGTCCCACAGGGGTGTGTGGAGGAAGCTGCATCTGGACCCGGGTAACTACATCGTCGTGGGATCCACCTATCGACCCAACAAGCCCGGAGATTTCTTTGTCCGCATTTTCTCCAAGACTGGAAACACTCTGGGGTGAGATCCAGGAAATTTATCATTGAGATCCTAAAACAATTGAATTTGTGACAAGTTATAATATGCATGAACTCAAGCATTAGGCTTAGGTGGAGTATTTCCAATTTATGGGATTTGTAAAAGATTTAATCCTAATGtatcaatataaaaaattattcatagctttttatttatttgtcattcaAACTGTAGAAAGGTCAATTTAAAAGATCATCGCTAACGATCTGATGTGGTGTTTTtactgcaggactcaggagttcacctgctcctctggcttcctcccgGTGAGTTCAGCTTTGGTCTGTACATAAAAACACCTGAAAACCATAGACGACcaaaacacatgtagtttgTTTACGCTTTGTTTGTGCTGATCAGGTTATGGCGACTCCAGTGACTCCTCAGGATCACAGCAGAGTTAAGAAGACTTTTGATGAGGAGGCCGGACCTGTAAGAattcttcatcctctgcatcgTCTGCTtatcaaataaaagtggaaGTTTGATGCGTTTGTTTAAGCAATCAAATGggatttttctgtctgtctttccccACAGGATGACAGACTGAACGCAAAGATGTTCATGAAAATGTTGAACTCAGGTGAGAATAACTTGTTTTTTGCTGCGATACTTGTAGTGGCCACTAGATGGTATCAAAGTAGTGGTGTGTTAGTGTGGAAGTGGTCCAGCTTCTCAGAGGTCAGCAGTCTAGACAGAGGCTCACAGCTGCAGTCTGGAGTGAGCGGAGTTTGGTTAAGTAATGAAAGTGACTACACTTGTCCTCACCTTCAACTTCCTTTAGCccaatgttctctctctcctcatcaatCTCCTCGCAGCTCTCGACAGAGATTACCATCTACCCCTGGAGACGTGCAGACAGCTCATCTTTGGAGAGGACGTATCCTTCTGGCTCACACTCCAGACTCCCTGTACTTCCTTACAACCCAGGCTCAGATTTGACTGTTCAATATATATTGAGTTTGGAGTTTTAACGAGTTTTTGAtacgttacgttcacgttacaGCTCTTGCTGctaaaaatgtgaaaaccttGACCAGCCAGATTCACACCTTTGACCTAGTTCAGTCCCAGGGTTGAGTCGTCATGTTGCCAAACTGTTTACTGTTAAAattcttctgtctgtcctctgtcctgttgAGATGTCCCTAACTCTGAGTGCAGACTAAAGGAAGCTCCCGTCTCAGCCGCGAACAAGCAGAGACCCTGCTGTCCAGTGTGCACAAACTGCAGGTACAgcacactgtgtgtttatgtgtgtgtgtttgtgcgtgcgtgcatgcgcgCATGTCTGTCGTTAGTTATAAGGGCCAATTCTGGTTCAATACCATGACTGTGAGGACATTGTgacattgtgaggacattttggctggtcctcgCTAATTAGGGTTAGAataagggttaggtttagggttagttAGGCAtgtagttgtgatggttaaggtt from Platichthys flesus chromosome 4, fPlaFle2.1, whole genome shotgun sequence includes:
- the capn12 gene encoding calpain-12, with translation MATEVPAPLGSIENPIKFKDQDFRHLLEECLKSGKLFSDPVFTAEQESIGLPEDPDPVKAIKWQRPKEISGSAVFVEGTTGTTDICQGQLGNCWLLAALSCLTMHPKLFVKVVPPNQSLSEPYAGIFHFTFWQYGEWVEVVVDDRLPVREGRLLFSYSHTRNEFWSALVEKAYAKLMGSYGSLKGGNISEGMEDFTGGIAYTVDISSRTPRVLWRSLTAALSRGSLLSCFIQAYSYQDIGKVTDDGLIKGHAYAITDSDKVKNASDEVLLLRLRNPWGFVEYRGPWSDKAKEWDAVDKAEKQRIDLKKREDGEFWISAEDFCRLFNIVELCSLNPDSLDMANAPASPSTPASQASWTISEHEGFWVPGSSAGGSRRYPQTFWKNPQFQLILSEQDQPEEEEEEDDEEDEDDEVEVTPEEKKRVEKQKQKAKQCTVLVELLQKNRRQRDKVNFLYVAFHIYKVPDELQDVCLGRDFFLKNRPVGRSGKYQAQRGVWRKLHLDPGNYIVVGSTYRPNKPGDFFVRIFSKTGNTLGTQEFTCSSGFLPVMATPVTPQDHSRVKKTFDEEAGPDDRLNAKMFMKMLNSALDRDYHLPLETCRQLIFGEDTKGSSRLSREQAETLLSSVHKLQSIFFQFDVDSSGTMSPFELTSALEAVGMQCDGKVIQLLSERFASGELHMPFHSFVSCFTRLRKLFALYDSQTSEEVKNKGINAWLLQFVML